One window from the genome of Streptomyces sp. NBC_00708 encodes:
- a CDS encoding class F sortase, with product MSASEDSAGHGRLLTGVAWAVILLGLWLWGRGITDGSGIGSAPTTGDVAAVGRPLGVPLPPAHAPIKGVTPSSVEIPSLGVRAPVVSRGLDAEGAIEPPSFDTPRTVGWYGSGTRPGAEGPALFVGHVDTETKPAVFYGLSAARPGAKVDVTRTDGTVAEFTIDDVQVLTRARFDAAKAYGPRKDGRAELRLITCGGTYDRESHAYTANVIVSAYLTAEKPAGTGNKEKVRADAA from the coding sequence ATGTCTGCATCGGAGGACTCGGCGGGTCACGGCAGGCTGCTCACCGGAGTGGCCTGGGCCGTGATCCTGCTGGGCCTGTGGCTGTGGGGCCGCGGCATCACCGACGGCTCGGGCATCGGCTCGGCCCCGACCACCGGCGACGTCGCCGCGGTCGGGCGCCCGCTCGGCGTCCCGCTGCCCCCGGCGCACGCACCGATCAAGGGTGTGACGCCGAGCAGCGTCGAGATCCCCTCGCTCGGTGTCCGCGCCCCGGTCGTCTCCCGGGGCCTGGACGCGGAGGGCGCCATCGAGCCGCCGTCCTTCGACACGCCCCGGACGGTCGGCTGGTACGGCAGCGGCACCCGGCCCGGCGCCGAGGGCCCGGCCCTGTTCGTCGGCCATGTCGACACCGAGACCAAGCCGGCCGTCTTCTACGGGCTCAGCGCGGCCCGCCCCGGCGCGAAGGTCGACGTCACCCGCACCGACGGCACGGTCGCCGAGTTCACCATCGACGACGTCCAGGTCCTCACCCGCGCCCGGTTCGACGCCGCGAAGGCGTACGGGCCCCGCAAGGACGGCCGGGCGGAGCTGCGGCTGATCACCTGCGGCGGCACGTACGACCGCGAGTCGCACGCGTACACCGCGAACGTGATCGTCTCCGCCTACCTCACGGCGGAGAAGCCCGCGGGCACGGGGAACAAGGAGAAGGTGCGGGCGGACGCCGCCTGA
- a CDS encoding peptidoglycan-binding protein has product MTVPDFEEYVPAIDCPCPGCADQRRTAAGGLPRRYGGNPAAHGARRAMVLVTAAGVVLGGAAGESAGAPHDPAPVPGAGLPAGIGPLPDSPQGVPGPLRGAGASGPQAAQAAPVPRATTRTDIINRAKKWVTAQVPYSMSKYWSDGYRQDCSGYVSMAWNLAGNEWTGSLAAYGTRIARADLEPGDILLFHNLADPAKGSHVTIFGGWTDSTHTRYTAYEQTKPHTRKQTTPMAYWTNSASYVAYRYKGLNAGKSGSETTATPFPGVAKFGPRANNAHVTRLGTMLVARGGKRFYKVGPDPVWTDADRRATQAFQRAQGWKGAEADGIPGPDTWELLVTGTGHDIPAAGGQSGSKAVPAFPGRGYFRPGRSNSHVDKLGKQLVKKGYGAYYRSGPDPRWTEADRRNVEAFQKAQGWRGAEADGYPGPETWRRLFA; this is encoded by the coding sequence ATGACTGTGCCGGATTTCGAGGAGTACGTACCCGCCATCGACTGTCCCTGTCCGGGCTGCGCCGACCAGCGGCGGACCGCCGCCGGGGGACTGCCCAGGCGGTACGGGGGGAACCCGGCCGCCCACGGCGCCCGGCGCGCGATGGTCCTGGTCACCGCGGCCGGGGTGGTGCTCGGCGGCGCGGCCGGGGAATCCGCCGGAGCCCCGCACGACCCCGCCCCGGTGCCCGGTGCGGGGCTGCCCGCCGGGATCGGCCCGCTGCCGGACAGCCCCCAGGGGGTTCCCGGACCGTTGCGGGGGGCGGGGGCCTCCGGACCGCAGGCGGCCCAGGCGGCGCCCGTGCCGCGCGCGACGACCCGCACCGACATCATCAACCGGGCGAAGAAGTGGGTCACCGCGCAGGTCCCGTACAGCATGTCGAAGTACTGGTCGGACGGGTACCGGCAGGACTGCTCCGGCTATGTCTCGATGGCCTGGAACCTGGCGGGCAACGAGTGGACCGGCAGCCTCGCCGCGTACGGCACGCGCATCGCCCGCGCGGACCTGGAGCCCGGCGACATCCTGCTCTTCCACAACCTGGCCGACCCCGCGAAGGGCTCCCACGTCACGATCTTCGGCGGCTGGACCGACTCCACGCACACCCGTTACACGGCGTACGAGCAGACCAAGCCGCACACCCGCAAGCAGACGACGCCCATGGCGTACTGGACCAACTCCGCCAGTTATGTGGCCTACCGCTACAAGGGCCTGAACGCGGGGAAGTCCGGCAGCGAGACCACCGCGACGCCGTTCCCCGGCGTGGCGAAGTTCGGTCCCCGGGCGAACAACGCGCATGTCACCCGGCTCGGCACGATGCTCGTCGCCCGGGGCGGCAAGCGCTTCTACAAGGTCGGCCCCGATCCGGTCTGGACCGATGCCGACCGCAGGGCCACCCAGGCCTTCCAGCGGGCCCAGGGGTGGAAGGGCGCCGAGGCCGACGGCATCCCCGGCCCCGACACCTGGGAGCTGCTGGTGACCGGAACCGGCCACGACATCCCCGCCGCGGGCGGCCAGAGCGGCTCCAAGGCGGTCCCGGCCTTCCCCGGACGGGGGTATTTCCGGCCGGGTCGGTCCAACAGCCATGTCGACAAGCTCGGAAAACAGTTGGTGAAGAAGGGATACGGCGCGTACTACCGGTCGGGCCCCGACCCCCGCTGGACCGAGGCGGACCGGCGCAATGTCGAGGCCTTCCAGAAGGCCCAGGGCTGGCGGGGCGCGGAGGCCGACGGCTATCCGGGCCCGGAAACCTGGCGGCGACTCTTCGCGTGA